In Triplophysa dalaica isolate WHDGS20190420 chromosome 19, ASM1584641v1, whole genome shotgun sequence, the sequence TGATGAAGCATTTCTTGCTCTCTAAAACgaacacatcactgtaaaactttatgatgacaaacataataaaacgtGTTATATATTtgctcatatttattttatttacatccaGCAAAGAAATCAGAAATATAATATGTCTCTAAACTTTATAAGTGTCAACTCACCACTGCCACTGAATGAGGTGTGGGCCCAGTAATTTCCCGACATTGCATTTTGTGTCGATGGGTTGTCAACATGGCaaaattatatgtttttctCGTTAAAGATTAAAACAGTAGTTCCTCAAACACCAGCCAAGCACTCTGCACCTCTTCAACTTTGTTGCGGAACTGAACTGATGTTGCCATAACAACGACAGGCGACATCAACTGGACGTTTTACGCAGTACAGTGTGTGATGACACAAAAGCATATAAGACATTTAAATGCTAAAACAATCATATTAGATCCTCTCTGTcgtaatattatatatatttcaatattatataaatcttaatattttattttatttattatcttatttgtttgaaagcttccaaaataaaagtcaacacTTTCTACTTAACGTGTCCCTCACAAGCAATTTGTAACGGAAAATGTGGATGTCAAAAACTGTGGCGTTGAAGAGAATgatattaaagtaaaacaaatatataatttaacaaCGTAAAGACagactttttcttattttaacgCTTTCTATGCGCTTGTCTTGAGCGAAACACTTTTATTCTGAAAACCCTTTTCCTTGCGCGAACGCGGCTTTCTTCATTTGCTTCCGGTGACGTCACCGCTTCAGAACGCGCCAAGTTTGGACTTGCGCGCTTCACTGTAGATTTGTGTTTATAGCCAGTGTACAAAATTAGTAAGTTAGTTAAACCATCTATCTTACATAGGACAACTGCAGTTCAGGAATTCCTGCCTCATAcggtatgtttattttaagaaatgacataaaacaatCCGTAACTAACAAACTTAACGTTAAGAGCTCAATAGGCTTTGACGTTTCAAAGTCAgcagttgtttatttgttgataTGTACAACACCGCTGTTTCCCGTTATCTATTTACACAACACCTTAGTGTATACGCAAGTAATTTagtcaaaaaagtttttattgacattgatGCTTTCGCAAAAATTGTGTATTAATGTTACTTGTCGCTGTTTTCAAAACAGATCATGGCTGTGCCCTTTGTTAAAGATTGGGATTTGGTTCAGACTCTTGGGGAAGGAGCTTACGGAGAGTAAGTGGCCAGGATGACTTTTCTTATTAGTTTCCTCTCACTTGCATGCATTAAACATCTGTCCATTTACTCTAAAACTTTAGGGTTCGACTGCTGGTAAACAAGAAGACTGAGGAGGCTGTAGCAGTGAAAGTTGTAGATATGGCCAAAGCCAAAGACTGCATAGACAATGTGAAGAAAGAGGTGTGCATATGCAAGATGCTGTCACACCCCAATATAGTACGTTTCTTTGGGCACAGGAGTGAAGGTACAACACAGTATATCTTCCTAGAGTACTGTAGTGGAGGGGAGCTCTTCGACCGAATCGGTGAGTTATGTAGAAGCTTTTGATGGggaatgttattttgtttgttttgtgtcattggATTATTTCGTGTTCATCTGATGGTGTCTGAATGCTTGTGCTTATTGctatttcaaaataacttaaattatctaaaatgtaatttgtttacGGTAACAGAACCAGATGTGGGAATGCCAGAAAAGGAGGCACACAGATTTTTTCAGCAGTTAATAGCAGGTGTGGTAAGTggcatttttctttaatgtgttttatgtacTCTCCATACCTGTCTTGTCCTAAGTAAAATACAACCCTCTCACACTTACAGGAGTATCTTCACAATCTTGGGATCACGCATCGTGACATAAAGCCTGAAAATATTCTTCTTGATGATAAAGGTACATCTGAAGGGTTGTTTGTCAAATCTAATTTTGAAATGGACGTTCTATTTATGGGTGCTGAAAATGATGACGTGTTTACCGTTACTATGTATAGTATGGCGTAGTACATAAAGAAAACTTCCACTTTGATTTACATgtcaaaaatattgtaattaattATTAGTGTctgtttaacatattttaatagaataaaatatacaatcatCTGTTCTGGTAGATAATCTGAAGATCTCTGATTTCGGACTGGCTACCATGTTCCGGCACCGTGGCAAGGAGCGTCTTTTGAACCGTCTGTGTGGCACTTTGCCTTACGTTGCTCCTGAGCTGATGTCGCACTCGGCGTTCCACGCTCAACCTGCAGACACTTGGGCTTGTGGCATTGTGCTCACTGCGATGTTAGCCGGAGGTAGAGCAATGTTGTCTTGTATGTGTCCGTCAGTGACCGCATTATCATAACCTTTCTCTCAAGATTCTGGCTATTGTACTGACTTGTTTCAAAGAGTTACCGTGGGACCAGCCGAGTGAAAACTGTCAGGAGTATTTGGATTGGCTGGAGAAAAAGCACTACCTGACACCCTGGAAGAAAATTGATGCTATACCCCTCAGTAAGTCTTGTTCCGAAACCATTTGAAACGATCTAGTAAACAACCTCCCAGAATATCTAAGCAACTGTGTGACTATGTTCTTACACTTTAGTATCTGCCTAACTATACCATGGCAACCATCAGCATTGCTCTATCATTGTGGTGATGAGATTTTCATGGGGTGATTCAGAATTCTGAACAttcttgtttatttgctttatcAGGTTTATTATCCAAGATGTTACTACATAATCCAAAAGATAGGAACACCATCCCTGAAATTAAGAAACACCGTTGGTTTAGCAGAAGTTTCAAGTCGGGTATTTCAgcttttatactgtattttattttcactcCATAACCCCCTTATGTGTTTCTTAAAAGCTAAGTGAATCATTGCTAACTTAATTGAAAATAACTAACTCTGAACTCTAATCACAGGAGTAAAACGGCAGAGTGAGACACCAGTAAGCAAAATATCACGGACTGACTCTGGGCTGGTGCGCAAAAATAGGTCAGTAAGCCAACTTAAGCCTTATGACAGCAGAGTGACAGTTTACTATGAAGTGAAATCATGTTCAGTTATGTATTAGGGTTTCAGACGCTTATGTTTCAGTAGCTGCATTTTTCATCAGTGATGACAGAGCACAGATCTCCAGTTCTCAGCCTGAGCCACAGCCATTATGGGAAGAGAAAGAGGTTTCGGTGTATTCTGATGTCAGTGTTAGCTTCTCCCAGCCTGCCTGTCCTGATCACATGCTTCTGGGCAGCCAGCTTCTCGGCACACCAGGTGCCAGCCAGGTAAGTTCTGATGTTTAGGTGCTTATGTTCTAAATAGTTCtactaaaaatagttaattttATTCCGTAATGGTTCTTCAGTCAAGTATTTTCTCTTGTTGTTTACCTTCACTTAACTATGGGTTATACGATTGTCACCCCCCAGAACCCATGGCAGAGGTTGGTGAGGAGAATGACCAGGTTCTTTACAACTGTGAATGCGGAAGCATCATCCATTGCTCTCCGTGATGCCTGTATAGCTATGGGTCACACATGGAAGCAAAGCTGCACCAATCAGGTAATCCTCAGATAAATCCATAAAAAAACGACTTTATTTAAACCATCCAATGAtctgatgtttttattgtttatttctttcaatTATAGGCAACAGTGTCCACTATGGATCGCCGCAACAATAAACTGATCTTCAAAGTGCACTTCTTGGAAATGGAGGAACGCATTCTAGTAGATTTCCGTCTGTCAAAGGTATAGACATTATTTAATTCTAATTTGCGTAATAAACTCTTCtctaaaatcttcttttgtatttcaggGAGACGGTTTGGAATTCAAGAGAACTTTCCTGAAGCTGAAACAGAAACTTTCTGACATTATTAGTAACCAAAAGGTTTTACCGTTGATTTGATGCATGTCCgcaaaaaagaaattcatattCTACTTTCTCACATGCATACACtaagtttgaaatgttaaacatgtgttcagttatatatttttgtagatGTAAATGTTCGTCTGATTCGTGAATGAAGGAGTGGAGAGAAAATGCTAGTTCATCTGTTCATTACTGTTCTGTTACTGTGAAAAGAATGTTCAAAACATCTCTGACTCAATAACTAAAAGATGTGTGGTTCTTAATGTTAAACTCATTGaaatttcaaataaatctttTGTCTAATAACGTTGTTTGGATGGGTCAGCTCTGTTGAAGTGTGCTAAGAAACCTGCTGCCCAGAGGTAATGAATCATATTCATCCTTCTTTTGATTAAAAGTACAGCATTCAGAAAATTTgcttacaaataatatttttccacTTTAACCCATGTTATTCACTTGTGGTTTAATATCTGTTTAATTGACTAAACAGAGACAATTGAAGGTACTATTTTGAACACAGTTTACTGAATTAACAGAAGCTATTCTGAGGAGAACAGACCTTTGctaatgaattacattttataagtTGTATAAAAAGCAAGTTATCCTGCTAGAGTCTGTCTCTAGCTTGAGGCCATGACAGTTATTGTTACATTAACAGGCTCTTCGCCTGGGGGGAGGTTTGTGGGTGTTGCAGTTGGCCTTGGCATTGCCATTGATGGTCCTGCAAGAAAACGTGTtagtaaacaaaacataagtaGTTAACCAAGATGTTAATGTTTTGATATCAGTTGAAAGTGAAAAGGATTAAAGTACCTTGACCTGTAGATGGGCTTTGCTCTTCTGCACCTCTCTCCCCCTCTGATCCTCCAACAACTTCATCCTCAGGAAAGTTAATGTTTTCTCTAGACTGGCTGTTCTGCCTGGacaaaatatacataacataaATCTTACTTTGAGTGTATGTGTCTTTTGGGTATCGTATCTGTTTAATATATCtatgtttataatgtcaaaaatgacaataggaAATTACAAACTTAAAAGTTTGCATACCTTCCAAATATCAAGTCGTGAAGCCCTGTAAGTGCGACAGTGATATATTAGCATATAGGCactaacaaaaaaaagagatttcttGATGAAAAGCAAATAATCACGCATGACTCACGTGGGTTATTGTTGCGGTTCCTCACCACAAATATAAAGAGCAGTACAGTGGCTATTGTTGCTATGAGCATGCCACCGATGGCTGCCCCAATCACAGCGGGGTAGGCATTAAAAGGAGGGTCCGCTGGAAGATAGCATAACTGTTTTAGCTTAAAAAAAAGCAGTCATCAATTGCATAGTAGAGTCTAATATGAACTTCTACTCTGTACTATCAATCAGTACATTACTGGTTTTGAGAACGGGCAGAATTCATAGGGTTTTTGAGGTGTCCAACTTAATCATTCTTTTGGGTTTCAACTTTAATAAACGTTTTGGCATCATAGCTACCATCATGAACATGAGAGATACATTTCATTCAAACAAAATGAGAAATAGGCAAGAAAAGGTTCAAGTGTAAGTAAACAGGCAGGTTGTGTAAGAGGATAGGGAGAGAGATGTGTGGGTGTGGAAGTGGGTGCTTTTGCGATTCACctgaatacacaataaaaacaaataaaaaacaacaccaTTAGATTTCCAGTGAGTGGTAATATGGAATAAATACCTTTTCCCATGACTAACTAGATAATATGTATTCCAATTCCCTgataatattgatataaattaagCCGGGTGCACACTGTACTAAATTTTTACAACCACAAATTTTTgaaactggattttttttatcaaagtgaTCTCTAATTGTATGTCGATGAACAAGTCAAACTAGCTATTAAAGACTAGCGTTTTGGCTTTGAAACAGGAATCTTTAGGTTTATTGATACTGTGTCAGGTTCCAAAATCGCATGTGCACCCGCCTTGACAATGTTGTCATCACTTCCTCACCccccaaatctgtataaatgtatttgttctaatgacctccattgactaccatagtaggaaaaatgctttataaatttatttgttttgttgaacacaaaagaagatattttgaagaatttaggaaagcagttctggggaacttttgacagccattgtaatttttcctattatggcaGTTAATCATggccaagaacggtttggtttGGCATCATTCCAAATGTCTTTAGacaacaactcaagggtgagtaaatgatgacaatattttaatttagggtgaactgtcccttgaaATGAACTATAATTGTAACTACTGATCGTAAATATGTTGATTACAATTCATTTCTCACCTGGTGTCTTAATCTCAGACGGATTTCCAATAGTGCGGCGGTTGACGGCAGTGATGCGGAATGCGTAGGTTCCAGTTGGGTCCAGGTTGTTGATTTGGTAACTTCGGGAATCACTCTCCATTTCAATTAGTTTCTTCCAAAGAGGGTCACTGCTTCTCTTCTTCGCTGGATCGGGAAGGCGTTGGCGCTCGATGAAGAACCCAGTAAATTCACCATCATTCTGAAGCATCCACTCTAGATCAACATCTGTCTTTTGACGGCTGTTGTAAATGATCTTACTAATGGATATATTAGGGGGCATTGGGTACCCTAAAACAGATCAATTTAGACAATCCGGTTATTAGAATCAATTGAGCTTGTCTTGAGTTCAGATTGAGAACATACAGTCCAACATGCACTTGCTAGAATTGTAAATATCTTTTTACTGTTTCACTCACTCTTCACCATCAGGGTAATTGGAATCTCTGCCCCTCCAACAGCATTGGTAGCCGAACACCAGTACTGCCCGCTGTCTGTCTCGCTGTCAGTTTCCCTCACCGTCAAATTGGTCCAGGCAGCAGCTTGCTCCAGGACGTACTTCTTTGGTATGTTATTCACATGCTGTTTCAGGTTATTGTACCAGGTGATCTCTGTGATAGGGTAgtttttacttaaaatacagGTGAGCTGGACATCACTGCCTTCATAGACAGACATCAGGCTGCGTTGTGTTATTAATACCGGTGCCTCTAAATAGAGAAAGAACAGATGGATTTAAATGAGTCAATCACAGCTGTTATAAAGTTCTAGAATGCAGAACAGTACTTACCTAGCTTTAATACGCACTGTTTGGTCTGCTCAGCTAATGGATGTTTTGCATAGCATACGAAAGCT encodes:
- the chek1 gene encoding serine/threonine-protein kinase Chk1 — encoded protein: MAVPFVKDWDLVQTLGEGAYGEVRLLVNKKTEEAVAVKVVDMAKAKDCIDNVKKEVCICKMLSHPNIVRFFGHRSEGTTQYIFLEYCSGGELFDRIEPDVGMPEKEAHRFFQQLIAGVEYLHNLGITHRDIKPENILLDDKDNLKISDFGLATMFRHRGKERLLNRLCGTLPYVAPELMSHSAFHAQPADTWACGIVLTAMLAGELPWDQPSENCQEYLDWLEKKHYLTPWKKIDAIPLSLLSKMLLHNPKDRNTIPEIKKHRWFSRSFKSGVKRQSETPVSKISRTDSGLVRKNSDDRAQISSSQPEPQPLWEEKEVSVYSDVSVSFSQPACPDHMLLGSQLLGTPGASQNPWQRLVRRMTRFFTTVNAEASSIALRDACIAMGHTWKQSCTNQATVSTMDRRNNKLIFKVHFLEMEERILVDFRLSKGDGLEFKRTFLKLKQKLSDIISNQKVLPLI